CTGGATCAGTCATACATGAACTAGTATTCTTAAACCATTATCATTAAATCTTAGTTGATTTGATGATTTACATTCTGATTTCGAGAATGTTGATGCATGTACTATATGTACCTCTGTGTGTTATCAATGCAATATTAGATCGATGTCTGGCTCATTCTTATCGGAATGCCAAATATAACAGACTGCAACAACAAAGTAAGGACTACAAAGCAGTGTTTCAGTTCCTGGTTACTTACCTCTGAATATTTTATACGCTGGATTTAAGAACGGTGTCTCAATATTGAAGGGGTAGGAACCCAAGTGACAATGCTCCTCTCTCACTGACCCAGCCCAACTTAATCGTTGAATACATAAGTTAAAATACCACAGTCCTGCTGACAGGTGCGCTTCTTTGGGGTCTCCCGGTTGATCACTGTAGACCATGAGACTCCTTATGCTACTCAACTTACAGTTAACCAATCCTGGACTGACAAAAGATATTGTCACAAAAACCACTCCAACGCAAGTCAGTATCGAGAATATATTCAGCTTCCGACTCAGCAACATTGTCAGTGAGTGAATATGTCCaccttaaaaatgatattacgATGTTTGGGTGCAACAAGCCAATTTGTCACGCATGCGTATACGGTCTTGTTCTCTATCAAATATTAATAACTACCTGTCTGCAACGTTAGAGCAGTTAAGCGAGAccaaatttgttattttaattttaatttccgGGTTTGTTAAGTTCTTGATGTTCATTTAATTTGCGCAGTAGGCCTTAAATGGGCAATCTGAAAGTCGTTTTTATAAGCTATCATATTTTGTattcacaatacatgtataagcataaGTTGTATATTCTTTCCTCTTCAACAGTGTGCTATATCTCGTCGAGTTCATGTAGTTATCATACAGAAGTTCAAACACGAAACCCTCTTGaattgaaaaggtatatttcTTAGTTAAATTAACACTAGTATTTATAATGGCTTAATGCATATTAAGGCCGACAGAATCCACTGGGTCAATGTCTCTTTACTGCAAATCAAACTCATTGGGaagtgttttattaaaataatcatacaGCTATCATCAATTAACATAACCTTTGTTTGCAAGACGATAGAACTACAAATGACTTGTCTATTGATATGtctaatgtttatatataaaaaaaataacatcagTACTTCTATagtaatgtttaaataaaattacaaactgAGAGGAAAAGATAGGTGAAATActcaattgaaatattttagtgtatatatgCAAGTCTATCTTGTTTGCtttgtatttttgtatgaaAAGCTTCCAATGCATACAATCCTGTCGtattattactacatgtacataaattcattaaaatacaaCAATTGTCTTTTCTGAAGAATTACAAATATTtcgatgttttacataacaGATGCGCGCAACCTAAGAATGTCTATATATGACAACAAATCAAAATGACAACAATATAGTGTCCTTCGACCATTGTGGAAGCTTTCACAGCTTCTGCTTGTTGGGCAGAGGGAATCCTCCAGGCATCGGGTCCTCGGTCAGGTTGACCTCAAACGGCGGAAGGTCGGTCTTTTCGATTGGATAAAACCCTGTCGTCACCACGGGAATGGCAGGGCTGCTTTTCTCCGAGGATGTCGAATATACTGTAGGTTTCTTCTTGTTGTCTGGGTCACGTGAGACAATGAAGAGATGAACCACTGCGCCTGCCAGAAAGATTGAGGAAGTGAGGGCTCCCAGAACTAGGCACCATGGGATTGGGACAAAGATGCCATACATGTTGCCACCATAGTACATATCGATCATTTCATGAAGGTGTAGCAGACTCATGGAGATTTTTCCAACAGCTATCCAAAAGAGGACTCCTGTCAAAAGAAAGGTACAATTTGATCTATatgtctaataaaaaaaatgcataaaaaactaaattaaacaGTTGTAATCATGAAGGGGGTTGTGGGGAGAGAGAGGGTTGAATTTCGGTTTTATCTTTTCCATTTTTTAATACTTCTTTAAAAGAATTTGTTCATAGAAATATGCATGGATATCGTTTGTTACACCGTATTACCAGTCAGGAGGCAAGAGACGCAGGCCGCCAGCCCCACAGACCGCTTGTTGCCCTGGGTCCTGTAATACAGGGCGGTGGTCAGTACCCCCAACACACTGCAGACAACGGCCAGACCCGTCTCTATCTGGAACTCCAGCAGACCAAACTTTGTGATGTCTGTCAATGAATGAGAtgtgaaaaattatatatgtatcGAGTGATGATTTATTTCAGCAGCATCTTCAAGTAGTATGGGAAGTGGCGAGAGGTCTATTGGCACGTGTATCACAATATGAAGTTTGTGAATGTGCGTGGTGATTGAAGTCATATGCAAAAGCCTGATCAATCGTAGTTTTATaacgagtaaaaaaaaaaatttctgcaaTACCTATAcatgttacattaaaaaatatatacatgtatattaatttacaAGTGTACACTTATGTTTACATTGGAAGTCAGCGACATTCAATTTCCTAAAACAATATTTAGCTTTGCTTCGACGCATGAGCACAAGTATATACGTCATCACacgttttgaatatatttattattgtaagattaaatgaaacctTCAAACCTACATAACCAATTGTACTTATCAAAAGTAATCGTTAAATCACATCTATTCGttgataaaaaagattttctcgaCAAAGTTGCTGGCATATCTTTAGTCGCGGAAGCGATGTATTATTAATATGGTTGTTCCAtctatgtttcatatccctgacaaAGAGCGTATATAATGGCTTAGAGCGACAAAATAGAAATGcatgtacaattttttattaaatgcaacaatataaatataagcattgaatacCGTCGGTTCTATAACACACCAGGTCGTGCGGACAAATTATCATACTGAGCTaacgcgcggtattcaatttgtcagCACGGCCAGGTGTGTTATAGGACAGACGACAtaccaaaaataagcattcagtgTTTAAAGGTTTCCTCaatatcaattacatgtatttagggATGCATAAACTTTATGCATCAAAGTTTATGGTTTGTTGCAGTGAAGTTAACAATACGTATCCACAATACCGctagttggaaaaaaaaaagcccAGTGTGTCTGTTCATACACCTTTACTCTCGGGAATAAGGTATCAGGTCTGAGTTATTTTGACAGTCAATGCTGGTCGTTTGGTGTTACAgctgttttaataaaattaattaaatttacaagAAAAGGAGGGGTAGAGAGGAAAAAGGGATAATGAAATCAAGAATTGTGTTCTTTAAATTCATTGTCGTCCCTTTgtaaatgtcatattttactctgaacaaaattaaaataaatggaGGGGCTCGGAGATatctgcaaaataaaaaaataaaaacaattaaatttgcAATACACAAAGTAGTCATTTCGCGGTTGCATGCTTCTCAACTTGCAAGCAGAAGATCAGGATCAATACAGAACAAAATGAGACGAAGGAGCAATAAAGCACTGAAAACCACCTCTTGGAGAAGATCGTTTTCCCCCCAGAAAATTGGCAATTGTTTTACGCAGTCTTGCTATTTTCAATCAGGTCAACTTTCTCCTGCTgcgttattttcttttaaaattgttattttaatataacattaaagttttaattttgtaacaaTAAATGTTTGGGAGGAAAAAAGAGAGCGATCTTGCGtgattaaatcaaatttcaCAAATGTAATTTGTATCGTGATCAAAGCCCGATTTTATTCAGACATACATAAACAAAAATCCTCACGATTTGACTTTTTTCACAAGTTTCATGGCAATTTTCAATGTGTTAACTTTTAATAATGTTAAAAGGAAGTCATAATATTTCCTGATTACAATGGCGTAGCAGCTACGATAAGGaggataaaaatattaatcatcTCTCGATATCCAATACCTTTTACAGTTCGAGTTACCCACTGATTGCGAATCACGCCGCTATTTACTATGTTTCAAGTTACAGTAAAAATCGGTCAGTTAACAACAGCTAGAAGCAGTAACTTCTCAGTGTTTATTAATTACTCACTTCACATTTCAGGGTGTTTTCGTCATCAAATTATAGACAAAACATCTAGCAGACCGGTTagaaataacccccccccccttccacctAACCGCTCTTCTTTATTTTTGCGCAGAAACAATAAATTGCAATAGGTCTGAATGCGCTATCTCTTGAATTGATGGACATGGATGTCTTTTACGTACATCGATTGACTTTGCGGTCTTGGAACaatgaataattaaagaaaataggTGATTTAATTAGTTGTACAGGCGAATGGTCCATGGTTCTACTTCAGGATAAATACAACCAACAAACCATCAACCACAGTTCATTCCATGAACGCAAAAATGAGATACTGATACTACTTTTTGCATGAGAGTAAGGTTATTTAAAAGGTATACacagaaaatttataaattaacatgCTTcggggaaaatctttaaaaatagcACAAGATTTGGCCTCAttaatatttgatagaaaatgtattttaaaacacttaCAGTGTATCTTCTGATACGTTCCCCTGACATACGGCGAATTTTTGGggaggtttttcatttcctcctCAGCCGAGGAATAAGTAGAATGGAAGCATTCCTTTCTGTAGAACATCGAACGGGGCTGCTTGTAGTATACACAGGTGACGAAATACCACAGCCCCATGGAGATGGACAGTCGGTGGCCCTCCACGATACCCTCCTTGTCGTAAGGCATGGCCACTGGGTCCCCAGGCTTGTGGTCTTTGGAATTAATTTCTTCAAAAGACTCTTCCATTAGGTCCCCTGCAATCCGCTCGGGGAAGTGGATATTGACGATAGCCCAGCCCGGGCTGAAAAAAATCACCATTTTTAGGATGAATGCGACAGAGAGGACTGCCAGTGTGATTTTCAACCTTGATGCCACACCCATATTTGCCCTGCGCTCCGGTACGGTATAGACCTGTGTCGGCTGCTCTAGTAAAGGAATAAGAATGTAGAGTTGACTCGTTGGCTTTTAGAAGGATACTGAAGATGCTTTATTCAGGTAGAGAGAAAATCGATCAAATGGACTCCGAACAATTCCTTTATGACGGGAGGgctgtgcatgaatattttattacatttggAATACCATAATGAAAATACCACAGGTGGAAACCGGGCAAGTCAGAAAACAAATGTACAATGAATAAAAGATCGTTTCGCTCTATTAAGGCTttgaaatggattttttttcttctctttttcataagtaattttaatttaaagtttaaaaataacaactagatcaaactatttttgaaaagtctgtCTGTTTTTCCTTTTATGATCGAGTATCCTTCAATGATTTTGATTACATACTGCACAGCGTTTGATCTTATTCATTATATAGAACAATgtttgaaagtttaaagatatgCATCATTTGATATCTTACCCAATAAAATGTCAACATGAATTTTTATGAAGtaaatttataataatgttTCTCAATCCCCCTATTAATCTGTTGATGAAATACATGTGCAAAGTCCATTGCTTTTTAACATAATACACAATCTATGTATGTGCAGTTACTTGcacaaagtaaagaaaaatttatgTTGCTAAAagttatttgaaaaaatgtgtttaaggTGACAATTTAATTGGCCGTACATGTAAAAACTTGGATTGTGCTTATGCCTGTAActcataaatatgaaacaaattcaTCCTACaaattgtatattataaattaaaacagtgAAACTAACaaaatatcagtttttaaaattattttattggtaACAAGatggtatataaataaaataatatatctcAATTATTTAATTACAACTGTCATTAGATTTATTTCCACAACAATTCGCTTcgttataaataaatttacaaaaaaaattaaccaatttttatttcagtgtTGTACCACTGTTTGACTTTGGTACATTATCACTGGGAATGAAAAATTTTATCACTCTGCAAGCACTCTGGTGTTCTTTAAATAAAGTCTCCGCAAGTAATATTGTTTCATGAAGGCCTACCAAATATCATATTGATCAGGATCAAGTCTTGTCTTACTcagccaaagaaaaaaaacaacaaaacacatGATGATATATAGCCTTGCTACATCTTATATGGTGGCAAAAGTCCTTGCTTTGGCATTTAGCTGCATCACAATACAAGTTTCAGGGCAAAAATCTACATCATTAATCCTTTTTCTGCTCCGATTCCTAAAAATAAAGATCATCTCTgtgtaaaatcaatataataaatgaTGGTTTTGCACATAATATGCAAAAGAATAATGCcattatatttaaatgatgatccTTACAGTCAATTGGaaaaactttgtaagaaataaaattgttattgaataattcatgtaaatcaaaTCTGACAAAGCTTAGAATACCCAAGTGCAACTTGCCAAAAGTTCTTGGTACTTAATGCACTCAGTAAATCTAAGAACATATAACTATCCATCATTACAAAAATCCATTGTTAccgtaacaaaaaaaatcttgactcAATCAGATACATgacatatataattaaattgttGATTTAAATTAGTTATTGCATTTAGTGGAAGATGCCATGGTAACTCTAGTTATTACGTTAAAATACCAAAGCTACACTTTCAACCCAAGCACTCAATTCATATTTTGACCACATTTATCAAACTATTAAGTTCTGAATGCAACATTGGAACTAAATAGCGGTTAAACACTGTTCAAACTGGAATTGTtaccatatttcatttattttttcttctgaaaaaaaaaatacagatgtATGTATGCAATTTGATTATAAATTACCGGAAAATACATTTGTGTTACAACAAAAAACACCTTTTACAGCCTATTTGTTCTTGAAACCATTACACGAGACCTCAGATTAACTATGACAGCTACTTACTGGATTTCCATTTGTTTTCTCCTCTTCATCCCCCTCTGCAATGGGTGATTGCTGTAAAAGAGAAGCAACATGCTCTTTAAAAAGGGAAACAACTCATATTAACCCACAGGAACTGGAACTCTTACTCGGTACTAGATTTTACCTGCAGGTTGATCGAGTTAgatgaatataattttaaaatggagATAAAAGTTTTGCCACAACCAGGGCTTTTCTCTAAAAGATTAGCGATTATGGACAAAAAGCATAGAAAAGAGTCCCTGGGTTAGAGTCCCCTGGTTTAGATGGTCTTCACACGGCAACTCCATtcctagatttttttttatatgctttAAAGTCGTATTTTTTGTGCTAGATATGGGatatttctcttattttttGAGCACTTTTCAACACAGTTCAAGACGCGAACAGAATGATCATttgaaaaacttcaaaattcaaattcagtTCAGTTCAAATTCCAGATGTTTTGGACTTATTATTtgctattacatgtagtaaattaATTATCTGTAATAGAAAAAAAGTAACCTTGGTTGCACTATAATTATGTTTGGTACAATGTTTATAATATCTATAACAATTAATTAACATTTCTCAGCTGATTAACCAGAATTAAAGCACACTGAATTGAGTTCATTATTTAAGTAGTATAAATGAGGGTTAGAAATTTATTTGACATGTATCCTagaactttttatttttgttaattaaaccCTCCCTTCCCCAAAACTTGATCAAGAAATATCTAGTTGTTCACCCCATCTATACCTTTTCCCCTTTAAAACAGAGAGGAGTGAGAGATATAAATGTGTTGGACAATTTTTAGTCTTTTGACTTACTTTGCCGGTATCTGCCTTGTCTGTATCGTCCCCCTGCTGCTGCTTTTTCTCCAGTATTTTCTTCTCCTGTTCTATGATGCTGTAGAATTCCTTCTCCGCCTTGGTGTATAGATCTTCCTCCTCCAGACGCGCCTCCTCAGGCTCCTCCTCCTATCAATAACATAGGTCAAAGGTTAATTACAATAAACAACGTAATTTTGTATGACACAAATAGTTCTATACTCAAATATCAttagagaaagtctgaggcataCATAGTATATACCAAAAATAGATAGATAAATTTATCTAATATtaaaagcataaaaaaaatgtacaaaatttgaagtgttttgaaagTGTGCACCATTCCTGCAAAAAAAGCTCATTTTGTGGGTAGTTTTTCCAAAGCAAGCGATTGGCTAcaatcttttaaagaaaaaattcaaacttttctCAAATCATGCTGCAAAGTCTACCATTCAGTAATACCACTTGAAAAAAGAGTGTTTTGttatcaactacatgtatttttttctgattacatatttttttcacttgaTCAATTCTACAAAAGTGCCTTCAACAACCCAGTAATTCAATGTGCGTATAAAATCAACTATCAGCATCTACTTACTTGGTCTGTCTGTAAAATGCATTGAGAAATTTAAAGGTGAATTtctgaactttgattttttaagtcATATAACAATAATATCCAAATTACCAAAATCACAATTGCTTTTGTGATCATattgcattttacaattttttgtataataGTGTCAGTACCAGTGAGTTCTGCAATGTGCAAAACTTTCTACCTTACAACTAATAATTTAGCAGTTTATATATACAGCAGACAAAATATCTTGCCAGTCCACTGAGATTAATATAGATGTAATTTACAggtaatcaataaaaataacagCTAGTTTCTCTTTTGCTTTTTTTCTCAGCGGTTTTTAATTCAACTTACCTTTGCACCATCAGCTGAACTCTTTGATCtctcttttaatttcatttctctGTGTCGAGAATCCAAAATCTTTTCTCTTCTTGTCTCTCTCTCAAACATCTATATCAATGACCAAAGAAATGCATTCTGAATCGAATGTTTCTAAGAGTTATCTCCCATGTTAatcttaaattttgcaaataaatctaCTTATATGTGCACATTCCATTCAGTTTTAACTCATGTTGTTctgaaaatattcaatataagaACTATATCATGGTATAATATCAGCCAAAGTATGCTCTACTTACAGCTGTAACTAAGTTCTTCTCGTTTCTCTGGAGAGTGGTTAAACCATCAGATAATTCTAGCAGGGTGGTGGTACCGGAGTGAGATCCACAGGCGATCAGTCGGCCCTGCTCCTGTACCCTCAGGCTGTGCAATGGCTCATCACAGACCTACAGATCATTCagcaataaaaaatcaaaatcaaatgacACAGATTAAATGTAGCAAGATTCTTAATTAAtgcaagaaaaataatatccTCCTAACTTTGCATGATTTAGCaccaatttcatattttaaaatcctgctttcttttttttttgtatatctcCTGATTTGATTCTAAAGCAGCATTGCGGAATAAAGTATTAGtgttaaaataaggaatctacagtaaggATGATGATgaattttgtaacaaaatgcaaatttaactatacatgtacctatttttGTGCTAATCTGTTTAATTACCATCGcttaattatgtttatgataaacaaaatgGTTCTGACGGTAACAAAGACTGATTTACACGGACCTGTAAGCTGAGTGTTGGGTCGTTCTGTTTGAAGATGATGTCCCACACGTCCAGTGTACCGTCCATTTTGGTGACAAGGAACACAGATGGTCTGACAGGGCTCCAGCAGCCGTCCGTCAAGTAGGACTTGTATTGTCTGGGAAAAAGAACAACGTTTCAATCATTTTTCCATAAATCTTCAAACagaattgattaaaatttactttcattaaattttacagCCAAAATaggtttcttttttctttttttttttaaagtattggtGCTTACCTTGACCACATGATAGAGGATTCCCTAATGTCTTCTGACCAAATCTGTAAGAAGCAAAGAATCCGAAACCTTATTATAAAGAACATGCAATGTCCAAATTATAAATATGTCCATCTCAGcacatttgaaattttgtgaaatatcttgaacagtttctttgaaaataatatgGTTGATGTGAAATGACAAATAGTAAAGACAAGGTCATAGGGAAGCTTAAGGTTTGAAATATACATAGCTGAATTGCTCTAAGCatgaaatttgtttataaaactttgataaaaatatgaacaCTCAAGTTTTTAAAATGGGCTAAATACAATGTATGATGGAAGGGTGAATGTCAAAAGCAATACGCTTATAGGCTTCAGCCATTTACATGGCAGGGCATAAAAATCAAGAATGATAACTTCCTCATAAGCAATATACAAAGAATACTTTTGCATCAAATGCCAATCTTACCCTTGCTTTCCAGTCACCCACACTGAGGAAGTTCTTGGGGAAGAATGGATTTCGTTGAAGTGAGTAGACAGGTCCTAGGTGACCATTGTACTGAGCTACTATTTTTTCTGCTGGTGTCTTGGCTTTCCTGTTGCATGATAATATTGAGCCTTGTTCACATCCTACCATGAATTTTGTAGGCTGAAAAAAGGAGAGTATGACATTTGGTAAACccatttacaaaaatgtttctGCTGTAATTTGTTCCTATTTATTCATTGGGCCTATGTTTAGATTCCATATCAATAGCATGACAAAATTATGCAAAATGGTGCATACCATAGTTGGTTCATATTCTAGTGCCATTGCTCCAAGTGCTTTGGTGGGGTCCTGTTTCTTTGTTGGGTCTAGGTACAGTTTTTCTGTGGGCTCTCCCATCTTCCTGATGTCCCACCATAATACCTGTCCATCTGAGGAAGCAGAGAAACATTCTGTTCCAGTTTTGGACTGAATCCAGAGGGCCTTGTAGGCAGGATCTCTGTGACTGTGCTCAATGGGTGACATTTCCACGGGCTGGGATCCTTTTCTGGTGTCCCAGTATGCtacataaataacaatatagTATCACTGGTGATATACTTAACTTCATATTGCCTTAAACTACACATTATTCAACAGATATATGTTTAGTAATATATCATGTATGAACCGATGGAAGCATATAATGGAGATTTTGCCCTTAATacatatttgacattttatagCAACATCAGCATATATGTCATGTATATGGCTTGCAAAGACtattaaataaaacttaaagcATTGATTGTTTTACCTATTTGACCATTGTAACAGCCCCCAAGGAGAATGTGGGAGTCTTTTGGGTTATATTCTAAGCATACTAAAGGAGAAACTGGCTTCAGAACTGTTTCTGGTTTGTTGGGGTTTTCTGTAGAAGAAagattattgaaaaattattcTGTGATTCAGTTTAAAGTGTTTTGCAGTTTTGTGAAAAACCAATGTCAAGATAATTTGACATGATAAAAAAAGTTACTCACCCACGTCCCAAATGTATGATTCCATGCTTGTATCAGGAGTTGAACCTTGGAATTCAAGGTTACAGTAAGCTACTGCCAATTTGCGAGGACCATCTGGGAACCAGGAAATGTGTGTGGAAGTTCTCTTGATTTCATTTGGATCTCTGGATACACATTTTGAAACACACATTATCATAATGATTATATGAttgtaaaatgtacatattgaagagagttgaaaaaaaattttttgctactttaaaattaaaactataaaaattgtttgtctgtttttaataaaaataggaAACTATCTTGGCACATATATTATAGCAAACTATGAAATGTTTATACCTAAATACATTGATTGTTTTTGCAGATGGAGTTTCGTCAACTGTGTCAACTTCTATGTCTTCAAAGTATTCTTCATAAATATCAATGGCATTGTTTTGTCTAATTGTGTGTTCCATAATCTACAATTAATCGCATTGAATATTAGCATTTGATTTTTCCCCTTTCAATTTTGGTATCAAACCACAGG
This portion of the Magallana gigas chromosome 7, xbMagGiga1.1, whole genome shotgun sequence genome encodes:
- the LOC117684750 gene encoding uncharacterized protein, translating into MGVASRLKITLAVLSVAFILKMVIFFSPGWAIVNIHFPERIAGDLMEESFEEINSKDHKPGDPVAMPYDKEGIVEGHRLSISMGLWYFVTCVYYKQPRSMFYRKECFHSTYSSAEEEMKNLPKNSPYVRGTYQKIHYITKFGLLEFQIETGLAVVCSVLGVLTTALYYRTQGNKRSVGLAACVSCLLTGVLFWIAVGKISMSLLHLHEMIDMYYGGNMYGIFVPIPWCLVLGALTSSIFLAGAVVHLFIVSRDPDNKKKPTVYSTSSEKSSPAIPVVTTGFYPIEKTDLPPFEVNLTEDPMPGGFPLPNKQKL
- the LOC105335975 gene encoding dynein intermediate chain 3, ciliary isoform X1, which produces MEIVYVYTKKRQEFGRQCNFSDRQAELHVDITPDPSLADNFIERNPVDTGIQCVQEMSEHEINTERFETSVRGINHTEGGWPKDVNPQEVEHVTRYRKKVEKDEMYISAIQQLGTIMEHTIRQNNAIDIYEEYFEDIEVDTVDETPSAKTINVFRDPNEIKRTSTHISWFPDGPRKLAVAYCNLEFQGSTPDTSMESYIWDVENPNKPETVLKPVSPLVCLEYNPKDSHILLGGCYNGQIAYWDTRKGSQPVEMSPIEHSHRDPAYKALWIQSKTGTECFSASSDGQVLWWDIRKMGEPTEKLYLDPTKKQDPTKALGAMALEYEPTMPTKFMVGCEQGSILSCNRKAKTPAEKIVAQYNGHLGPVYSLQRNPFFPKNFLSVGDWKARIWSEDIRESSIMWSRQYKSYLTDGCWSPVRPSVFLVTKMDGTLDVWDIIFKQNDPTLSLQVCDEPLHSLRVQEQGRLIACGSHSGTTTLLELSDGLTTLQRNEKNLVTAMFERETRREKILDSRHREMKLKERSKSSADGAKEEEPEEARLEEEDLYTKAEKEFYSIIEQEKKILEKKQQQGDDTDKADTGKQSPIAEGDEEEKTNGNPESEQKKD
- the LOC105335975 gene encoding dynein intermediate chain 3, ciliary isoform X2; this encodes MEIVYVYTKKRQEFGRQCNFSDRQAELHVDITPDPSLADNFIERNPVDTGIQCVQEMSEHEINTERFETSVRGINHTEGGWPKDVNPQEVEHVTRYRKKVEKDEMYISAIQQLGTIMEHTIRQNNAIDIYEEYFEDIEVDTVDETPSAKTINVFRDPNEIKRTSTHISWFPDGPRKLAVAYCNLEFQGSTPDTSMESYIWDVENPNKPETVLKPVSPLVCLEYNPKDSHILLGGCYNGQIAYWDTRKGSQPVEMSPIEHSHRDPAYKALWIQSKTGTECFSASSDGQVLWWDIRKMGEPTEKLYLDPTKKQDPTKALGAMALEYEPTMPTKFMVGCEQGSILSCNRKAKTPAEKIVAQYNGHLGPVYSLQRNPFFPKNFLSVGDWKARIWSEDIRESSIMWSRQYKSYLTDGCWSPVRPSVFLVTKMDGTLDVWDIIFKQNDPTLSLQVCDEPLHSLRVQEQGRLIACGSHSGTTTLLELSDGLTTLQRNEKNLVTAMFERETRREKILDSRHREMKLKERSKSSADGAKEEEPEEARLEEEDLYTKAEKEFYSIIEQEKKILEKKQQQGDDTDKADTGKQSPIAEGDEEEKTNGNPKKK